From the Candidatus Polarisedimenticolaceae bacterium genome, the window GGATCATCGCGATGACCGGGAGCGAGCCGCCGGGGATCCCCGCCGTGCCGATCCCCGCGAGGATGCAGATCGACACGACCAGGGCCTGGTCGCCGAAGGAGAGGTCGACGCCGTAGAACTGGGCGAGGAACAGGACGGTGACCCCTTCGTACAGCGCCGTCCCGTTCTGGTTCGCCGTCGATCCGATCGTGAGCACGAACCGGGAGACGTGCGCGGGGAGCTTCAGATTGTCCTGCGCCACGCGAAGGGCGGTCGGGAGGGTCGCGTTGCTCGAGGCGGTCGAGAAGGCGGTGAGCATCGCCTCGTCGATCCCGCGGTAGAAGGCGATCGGGCTCATGCCTCCCAGCAGCTTCACGCTCAAGGCGTACACGACGAACTGGTGGATCACGAGCGCCAGCAGGACGACCCCGACGTAGCGCGCCAGCTGCAGGATCACCTCGGCGCCGAGCGTCGCCGTCATCGAGAACAGCAGCGCCGCGATGCCGATCGGCGCCAGCGCGATCACCATGCCGATCAGGCGCATGGTGACGTCGTAGAGTCCCTGCACCGCTTCCTCGAAGCGACGGGCCGCGTCGGTGCGCACGACGGCGACCCCGATCCCCATCATCAGGGAGAAGAACATGACCGCGAGCATGTCCCCCTCCGCCGCCGCCTTGAACGGGTTGGAGGGGACGATCTGGACGAGCAGGTCGATGCCGGTCTTGGGCGCGGCCGCGGTCGTGAGTCCCGACGCCCGTTGCGACGCGGTCTCCATGAGCCGCGTCCGGGCCTGCTCCGACAGTCCCTCGCCGGGACGCAGGACGTGGACGAGGAAGATCCCGAGGAGCACCGCGATCGTGGAGACGACGACCGTGTACGCGAGGGTCTTCAGGCCGACGCGGCCGAGATGCCGGAGGTCGCCCAACCCGGCGACCCCGAGGATCAGGGCCGAGAAGATCAAGGGAATGACGAGCATGAACAGCAGGCGCAGGAAGATCTGTCCGGCCGGCTGCGCCAC encodes:
- a CDS encoding dicarboxylate/amino acid:cation symporter, producing the protein MRVALHTRMLIGGAAGVSMGLAAHAFLGDSPGLAWTLANVAQPAGQIFLRLLFMLVIPLIFSALILGVAGLGDLRHLGRVGLKTLAYTVVVSTIAVLLGIFLVHVLRPGEGLSEQARTRLMETASQRASGLTTAAAPKTGIDLLVQIVPSNPFKAAAEGDMLAVMFFSLMMGIGVAVVRTDAARRFEEAVQGLYDVTMRLIGMVIALAPIGIAALLFSMTATLGAEVILQLARYVGVVLLALVIHQFVVYALSVKLLGGMSPIAFYRGIDEAMLTAFSTASSNATLPTALRVAQDNLKLPAHVSRFVLTIGSTANQNGTALYEGVTVLFLAQFYGVDLSFGDQALVVSICILAGIGTAGIPGGSLPVIAMILKLVHVPTEGIGLILGVDRFLDMCRTTLNVTGDLAAAVVVSRGEEAPPR